The following coding sequences lie in one Fundulus heteroclitus isolate FHET01 chromosome 20, MU-UCD_Fhet_4.1, whole genome shotgun sequence genomic window:
- the LOC110369255 gene encoding uncharacterized protein LOC110369255 isoform X3, which yields MFCSNCGKELVEPSPNFCSSCGKRLEVCPEDTPQCSTQQSVPSCPTPALSTFLEYRKKKNEERQKYSVGRKGLKQKDKLKVRINIGLMTIQKNCLKPQRGRTITLLTNPDVSPTPLLSLAVKKMKDFNQYLKDGPFLLLYPDGTEVINIPGTQTPFTLAAYKAELGKPYQRICLFLCSRNDFEEVGKLSDLSDSDPEIVFTKSSDFDLADTLPWEPASESSPLQKDTETEDGVGELVLGNEVQQVMDDNGNNPGTSQCVTVQSSCYRDYTNLFEPIVIDDDEIEDLAEDKKQDLPPEEHVETNVQPQDIIAELAIYIDHTKVSRFNICRTDVWDGAVRGFKRSTYSDNNDMFIRFNDDAGCLEEGLDAGGPRREFLTLLMAILRNRPIFDGPPESRYIVCNSRGPGS from the exons ATGTTTTGCTCAAACTGTGGAAAAGAGCTGGTCGAGCCGTCACCAAACTTTTGCAGCAGTTGTGGCAAGAGGCTTGAAGTTTGTCCGGAGGATACTCCACAATGTTCAA CACAACAGTCTGTCCCATCCTGCCCTACACCAGCCCTCAGCACCTTCCTTgaatacagaaaaaagaaaaacgaggaGCGACAAAAGTATTCTGTTGGGAGAAAGGGATTAAAGCAAAAGGACAAACTTAAAGTTCGG ataaaTATTGGCTTGATGACCATTCAGAAGAATTGTCTAAAGCCTCAACGTGGAAGAACTATTACTCTGCTAACAAACCCGGATGTCTCTCCCACACCTCTGCTCAGTCTtgcagttaaaaaaatgaaGGACTTTAACCAATATTTGAAAGATGGACCTTTCCTCCTTCTGTACCCAGATGGGACAGAGGTTATTAATATTCCTGGGACACAGACGCCTTTTACCCTTGCAGCCTATAAGGCTGAACTTGGCAAGCCATATCAAAGGATATGTCTTTTCCTCTGCTCGAGAAATGACTTTGAAGAAG TTGGAAAATTATCAGACTTGTCTGATTCTGACCCAGAGATTGTTTTCACAAAATCCTCTGACTTTGATCTGGCTGATACACTG cCATGGGAACCTGCGAGTGAAAGCAGTCCTTTACAaaaggacacagaaacaga GGATGGTGTTGGGGAGCTTGTACTTGGAAATGAAGTACAACAG gtTATGGATGACAACGGCAACAATCCAGGCACCAGTCAATGTGTCACTGTCCAGAGCTCCTGTTACAG AGACTACACCAATCTATTTGAGCCGATTGTTATTGATGACGATGAGATTGAAGATTTAGCAGAGGACAAAAAGCAGGACCTGCCCCCTGAAGAACATGT agAAACAAATGTGCAGCCACAGGATATCATTGCTGAACTGGCCATTTATATTGACCACACGAAAGTCAGCCGGTTCAATATATGTCGGACTGATGTGTGGGATGGGGCTGTTCGGGGCTTTAAGCGTAGCACATACTCCGACAACAACGACATGTTCATCAGATTTAATGATGACGCTGGCTGTTTGGAGGAAGGGTTGGATGCAGGTGGCCCGAGGCGTGAGTTTCTCACGCTTCTTATGGCCATTCTGAGAAATCGCCCGATCTTTGATGGACCCCCCGAAAGCCGTTACATTGTGTGCAATTCCAGAG GTCCTGGAAGCTGA
- the LOC110369255 gene encoding uncharacterized protein LOC110369255 isoform X2, which produces MFCSNCGKELVEPSPNFCSSCGKRLEVCPEDTPQCSTQQSVPSCPTPALSTFLEYRKKKNEERQKYSVGRKGLKQKDKLKVRINIGLMTIQKNCLKPQRGRTITLLTNPDVSPTPLLSLAVKKMKDFNQYLKDGPFLLLYPDGTEVINIPGTQTPFTLAAYKAELGKPYQRICLFLCSRNDFEEVGKLSDLSDSDPEIVFTKSSDFDLADTLPWEPASESSPLQKDTETEDGVGELVLGNEVQQVMDDNGNNPGTSQCVTVQSSCYRDYTNLFEPIVIDDDEIEDLAEDKKQDLPPEEHVETNVQPQDIIAELAIYIDHTKVSRFNICRTDVWDGAVRGFKRSTYSDNNDMFIRFNDDAGCLEEGLDAGGPRREFLTLLMAILRNRPIFDGPPESRYIVCNSRGDSFLG; this is translated from the exons ATGTTTTGCTCAAACTGTGGAAAAGAGCTGGTCGAGCCGTCACCAAACTTTTGCAGCAGTTGTGGCAAGAGGCTTGAAGTTTGTCCGGAGGATACTCCACAATGTTCAA CACAACAGTCTGTCCCATCCTGCCCTACACCAGCCCTCAGCACCTTCCTTgaatacagaaaaaagaaaaacgaggaGCGACAAAAGTATTCTGTTGGGAGAAAGGGATTAAAGCAAAAGGACAAACTTAAAGTTCGG ataaaTATTGGCTTGATGACCATTCAGAAGAATTGTCTAAAGCCTCAACGTGGAAGAACTATTACTCTGCTAACAAACCCGGATGTCTCTCCCACACCTCTGCTCAGTCTtgcagttaaaaaaatgaaGGACTTTAACCAATATTTGAAAGATGGACCTTTCCTCCTTCTGTACCCAGATGGGACAGAGGTTATTAATATTCCTGGGACACAGACGCCTTTTACCCTTGCAGCCTATAAGGCTGAACTTGGCAAGCCATATCAAAGGATATGTCTTTTCCTCTGCTCGAGAAATGACTTTGAAGAAG TTGGAAAATTATCAGACTTGTCTGATTCTGACCCAGAGATTGTTTTCACAAAATCCTCTGACTTTGATCTGGCTGATACACTG cCATGGGAACCTGCGAGTGAAAGCAGTCCTTTACAaaaggacacagaaacaga GGATGGTGTTGGGGAGCTTGTACTTGGAAATGAAGTACAACAG gtTATGGATGACAACGGCAACAATCCAGGCACCAGTCAATGTGTCACTGTCCAGAGCTCCTGTTACAG AGACTACACCAATCTATTTGAGCCGATTGTTATTGATGACGATGAGATTGAAGATTTAGCAGAGGACAAAAAGCAGGACCTGCCCCCTGAAGAACATGT agAAACAAATGTGCAGCCACAGGATATCATTGCTGAACTGGCCATTTATATTGACCACACGAAAGTCAGCCGGTTCAATATATGTCGGACTGATGTGTGGGATGGGGCTGTTCGGGGCTTTAAGCGTAGCACATACTCCGACAACAACGACATGTTCATCAGATTTAATGATGACGCTGGCTGTTTGGAGGAAGGGTTGGATGCAGGTGGCCCGAGGCGTGAGTTTCTCACGCTTCTTATGGCCATTCTGAGAAATCGCCCGATCTTTGATGGACCCCCCGAAAGCCGTTACATTGTGTGCAATTCCAGAGGTGACTCATTTTTAGGTTAA
- the LOC110369255 gene encoding uncharacterized protein LOC110369255 isoform X1 gives MFCSNCGKELVEPSPNFCSSCGKRLEVCPEDTPQCSTQQSVPSCPTPALSTFLEYRKKKNEERQKYSVGRKGLKQKDKLKVRINIGLMTIQKNCLKPQRGRTITLLTNPDVSPTPLLSLAVKKMKDFNQYLKDGPFLLLYPDGTEVINIPGTQTPFTLAAYKAELGKPYQRICLFLCSRNDFEEVGKLSDLSDSDPEIVFTKSSDFDLADTLPWEPASESSPLQKDTETEDGVGELVLGNEVQQVMDDNGNNPGTSQCVTVQSSCYRDYTNLFEPIVIDDDEIEDLAEDKKQDLPPEEHVETNVQPQDIIAELAIYIDHTKVSRFNICRTDVWDGAVRGFKRSTYSDNNDMFIRFNDDAGCLEEGLDAGGPRREFLTLLMAILRNRPIFDGPPESRYIVCNSRAAREDEFFLAGKMIAVSIVHGGPAPHFLSKNVVNYMIGNPSFSANIEDVKDEEIGKVLKQVGTDLDLGNRNKIITFSQSLTNFLVLKGPVSACLNRCEITNAKNVCNFCILYS, from the exons ATGTTTTGCTCAAACTGTGGAAAAGAGCTGGTCGAGCCGTCACCAAACTTTTGCAGCAGTTGTGGCAAGAGGCTTGAAGTTTGTCCGGAGGATACTCCACAATGTTCAA CACAACAGTCTGTCCCATCCTGCCCTACACCAGCCCTCAGCACCTTCCTTgaatacagaaaaaagaaaaacgaggaGCGACAAAAGTATTCTGTTGGGAGAAAGGGATTAAAGCAAAAGGACAAACTTAAAGTTCGG ataaaTATTGGCTTGATGACCATTCAGAAGAATTGTCTAAAGCCTCAACGTGGAAGAACTATTACTCTGCTAACAAACCCGGATGTCTCTCCCACACCTCTGCTCAGTCTtgcagttaaaaaaatgaaGGACTTTAACCAATATTTGAAAGATGGACCTTTCCTCCTTCTGTACCCAGATGGGACAGAGGTTATTAATATTCCTGGGACACAGACGCCTTTTACCCTTGCAGCCTATAAGGCTGAACTTGGCAAGCCATATCAAAGGATATGTCTTTTCCTCTGCTCGAGAAATGACTTTGAAGAAG TTGGAAAATTATCAGACTTGTCTGATTCTGACCCAGAGATTGTTTTCACAAAATCCTCTGACTTTGATCTGGCTGATACACTG cCATGGGAACCTGCGAGTGAAAGCAGTCCTTTACAaaaggacacagaaacaga GGATGGTGTTGGGGAGCTTGTACTTGGAAATGAAGTACAACAG gtTATGGATGACAACGGCAACAATCCAGGCACCAGTCAATGTGTCACTGTCCAGAGCTCCTGTTACAG AGACTACACCAATCTATTTGAGCCGATTGTTATTGATGACGATGAGATTGAAGATTTAGCAGAGGACAAAAAGCAGGACCTGCCCCCTGAAGAACATGT agAAACAAATGTGCAGCCACAGGATATCATTGCTGAACTGGCCATTTATATTGACCACACGAAAGTCAGCCGGTTCAATATATGTCGGACTGATGTGTGGGATGGGGCTGTTCGGGGCTTTAAGCGTAGCACATACTCCGACAACAACGACATGTTCATCAGATTTAATGATGACGCTGGCTGTTTGGAGGAAGGGTTGGATGCAGGTGGCCCGAGGCGTGAGTTTCTCACGCTTCTTATGGCCATTCTGAGAAATCGCCCGATCTTTGATGGACCCCCCGAAAGCCGTTACATTGTGTGCAATTCCAGAG CTGCCAGggaagatgagttttttttagcaggaaaGATGATCGCTGTATCGATAGTACATGGGGGACCAGCACCACATTTCCTTTCAAAGAACGTCGTCAACTACATGATAGGGAATCCCAGTTTCAGCGCCAATATTGAAGATGTTAAAGATGAGGAAATAGGGAAAGTTTTAAAACAGGTAGGAACAGACCTAGATTTAGggaatagaaacaaaataattacgTTTTCTCAAAGTTTGACaaattttcttgttttgaaaGGTCCAGTTTCAGCCTGTCTCAACAGATGTGAaatcacaaatgcaaaaaatgtctgtaatttctgtattttgtattcgtaa
- the LOC110369255 gene encoding uncharacterized protein LOC110369255 isoform X4 — protein sequence MFCSNCGKELVEPSPNFCSSCGKRLEVCPEDTPQCSTQQSVPSCPTPALSTFLEYRKKKNEERQKYSVGRKGLKQKDKLKVRINIGLMTIQKNCLKPQRGRTITLLTNPDVSPTPLLSLAVKKMKDFNQYLKDGPFLLLYPDGTEVINIPGTQTPFTLAAYKAELGKPYQRICLFLCSRNDFEEVGKLSDLSDSDPEIVFTKSSDFDLADTLPWEPASESSPLQKDTETEDGVGELVLGNEVQQVMDDNGNNPGTSQCVTVQSSCYRDYTNLFEPIVIDDDEIEDLAEDKKQDLPPEEHVSWKLNRMSLCKM from the exons ATGTTTTGCTCAAACTGTGGAAAAGAGCTGGTCGAGCCGTCACCAAACTTTTGCAGCAGTTGTGGCAAGAGGCTTGAAGTTTGTCCGGAGGATACTCCACAATGTTCAA CACAACAGTCTGTCCCATCCTGCCCTACACCAGCCCTCAGCACCTTCCTTgaatacagaaaaaagaaaaacgaggaGCGACAAAAGTATTCTGTTGGGAGAAAGGGATTAAAGCAAAAGGACAAACTTAAAGTTCGG ataaaTATTGGCTTGATGACCATTCAGAAGAATTGTCTAAAGCCTCAACGTGGAAGAACTATTACTCTGCTAACAAACCCGGATGTCTCTCCCACACCTCTGCTCAGTCTtgcagttaaaaaaatgaaGGACTTTAACCAATATTTGAAAGATGGACCTTTCCTCCTTCTGTACCCAGATGGGACAGAGGTTATTAATATTCCTGGGACACAGACGCCTTTTACCCTTGCAGCCTATAAGGCTGAACTTGGCAAGCCATATCAAAGGATATGTCTTTTCCTCTGCTCGAGAAATGACTTTGAAGAAG TTGGAAAATTATCAGACTTGTCTGATTCTGACCCAGAGATTGTTTTCACAAAATCCTCTGACTTTGATCTGGCTGATACACTG cCATGGGAACCTGCGAGTGAAAGCAGTCCTTTACAaaaggacacagaaacaga GGATGGTGTTGGGGAGCTTGTACTTGGAAATGAAGTACAACAG gtTATGGATGACAACGGCAACAATCCAGGCACCAGTCAATGTGTCACTGTCCAGAGCTCCTGTTACAG AGACTACACCAATCTATTTGAGCCGATTGTTATTGATGACGATGAGATTGAAGATTTAGCAGAGGACAAAAAGCAGGACCTGCCCCCTGAAGAACATGT GTCCTGGAAGCTGAATCGGATGAGTCTttgcaaaatgtaa